From the genome of Verrucomicrobiia bacterium, one region includes:
- a CDS encoding winged helix DNA-binding domain-containing protein, which yields MNMTDIAAHRLHNQYLIEGLGNPQDVVRKMGAMQAQDFMGAKWAIGLRSKNATDESVTGLFNDGKILRTHMLRPTWHFVAPEDIRWMQSLTAPRVHALNKYYYKKLGLDEGTLRKGIDVLKQVLKGGKQLTRAEAAAAFSDAGIDASGLRLAYLVMYAELEAVVCSGALRGKQHTIALISERAPQAKILPKEQALKEFALRFFTAHGPATVQDLAWWSSLSAADVKSGVELADLQRIEIDAKTYYCAKQADTTIRSPLVHLLPNYDEYLIAYKERSAAGQAVLEKRPVPADFFYHFVVLDGQLVGGWKRIVGKSMTVELNLFTHFGPKQAKALDAAGQQLQDFLQIPVKLTNL from the coding sequence ATGAACATGACTGACATTGCTGCGCACAGACTTCACAATCAGTATTTGATTGAGGGTCTAGGCAATCCGCAGGATGTGGTACGAAAAATGGGTGCCATGCAGGCTCAGGATTTTATGGGTGCGAAGTGGGCGATAGGTTTGCGTAGCAAGAACGCAACCGACGAATCGGTCACAGGATTGTTTAACGACGGCAAAATATTGCGTACCCACATGCTCCGACCAACCTGGCATTTTGTTGCTCCAGAAGATATCCGGTGGATGCAGTCGCTCACCGCACCACGAGTGCACGCCCTGAATAAGTACTACTACAAAAAGCTGGGGCTGGATGAGGGGACTCTGCGCAAAGGTATTGATGTTCTAAAACAGGTGCTCAAAGGAGGCAAACAGCTCACGCGGGCAGAAGCGGCAGCAGCTTTTAGCGACGCGGGGATTGACGCCAGTGGCTTGCGGTTGGCTTACCTGGTCATGTATGCCGAGCTAGAGGCCGTAGTGTGTAGTGGCGCACTGCGGGGCAAGCAACACACCATTGCTCTTATTTCGGAACGCGCACCGCAAGCAAAGATTCTGCCCAAAGAACAGGCCCTGAAAGAGTTTGCCCTGCGGTTTTTTACGGCCCATGGTCCAGCTACCGTACAAGACCTAGCTTGGTGGTCAAGCTTGTCTGCGGCCGATGTAAAAAGTGGCGTTGAACTGGCAGATTTGCAGCGTATAGAGATAGACGCCAAAACGTATTACTGTGCAAAGCAAGCAGACACCACCATCCGCTCGCCGCTGGTGCATTTGCTGCCCAATTACGACGAATATCTTATCGCGTACAAAGAACGAAGCGCAGCCGGCCAGGCGGTATTGGAAAAAAGACCCGTACCCGCTGATTTTTTCTACCATTTTGTAGTGCTGGATGGCCAGTTGGTTGGTGGCTGGAAACGGATAGTTGGTAAATCTATGACTGTAGAGCTCAATTTGTTTACGCACTTTGGGCCAAAGCAAGCCAAGGCGCTGGACGCTGCGGGGCAGCAGTTGCAAG
- a CDS encoding excinuclease ABC subunit UvrA — MQEYIEIRGARENNLKDVSLKIPKRKVTIFTGVSGSGKSSLVFDTIAAESQRLLNENFSMFVRNFLPRISQPEADDIKNLSMAVIVDQKPLGGGSHSTVGTVTDIATALRLMFSRFGKPHVGYANMFSFNDPAGMCPNCNGIGQKLSIDMDAAFDMNKSINQGALRLPDYTSTNSWYLKLVKHSKLFDNDKKLKDFSKKELDDLYHIKPFKVDLGNGMKLNHEGIVDKFVRKYIIEFDFRTMSERTQKAVGPFIIMGPCELCHGARINQKALASKIQGYNIADLTVMQVDKLLDVIKKLETKENHALIKTVMERVSNLVEIGLGYLTLDRPTDTLSGGESQRVKMVKHLNGSLVDVMYIFDEPSVGLHPRDVHRLNELLGKLRDQGNTVIVVEHDPDVIKAADHVVDVGPLAGTGGGKIVFEGTYPELLKAKTLTGEHLKDQASVKKEFRQPTGKLSVENARANNLQNVSVDIPTGVFTVITGVSGSGKSSLIHQVFLKQHPDAIVVDQTAVGANSRSNPATYIGIMDVVRKAFAKANKADAGLFSFNSKGACDNCKGAGFLTQNLGFLDDAKTPCDVCGGKRFKDEVLAYKYNGKSITEVLDLTMSEANEFFYLPEIAKILQALNDVGLEYLTLGQPLSTLSGGECQRIKLASELHKKGSVYVLDEPTTGLHISDTARLHKLIDRLVNEGNTVITIEHNVDVIRQADWIIDLGPEGGDKGGQIMFEGTPADLLKNKKALIAEYL; from the coding sequence GTGCAAGAATATATTGAAATTCGCGGTGCGCGCGAGAACAACCTGAAGGACGTCAGCCTAAAAATCCCAAAGCGAAAAGTAACAATCTTTACTGGTGTATCCGGTTCGGGTAAGTCCAGTCTGGTCTTTGACACCATTGCCGCTGAGTCGCAGCGTTTGCTCAACGAGAACTTCAGCATGTTCGTGCGCAATTTTTTGCCGCGTATTAGCCAGCCAGAGGCCGATGATATTAAGAATCTCAGCATGGCCGTTATCGTGGACCAGAAGCCGCTTGGCGGCGGTTCGCATTCAACCGTTGGCACGGTCACGGATATTGCCACGGCGCTTCGCCTGATGTTTTCGCGCTTTGGCAAACCACACGTGGGCTATGCCAACATGTTCTCGTTTAACGATCCTGCCGGTATGTGTCCAAACTGCAATGGCATCGGGCAAAAACTGAGCATCGACATGGACGCTGCCTTTGATATGAACAAGTCTATCAACCAAGGCGCGCTGCGGTTGCCCGACTACACCAGTACTAATAGTTGGTACCTCAAGCTGGTGAAGCATTCCAAGCTGTTCGACAACGACAAAAAGCTCAAAGACTTCAGCAAAAAAGAGCTGGACGATCTGTATCATATCAAGCCGTTCAAGGTTGACCTGGGCAACGGCATGAAGCTAAATCACGAAGGTATCGTTGATAAGTTTGTTCGCAAATATATTATCGAGTTTGATTTTAGGACCATGTCGGAGCGTACCCAAAAAGCTGTTGGGCCATTTATAATCATGGGCCCGTGCGAGCTCTGTCACGGCGCCCGTATCAACCAGAAGGCGCTGGCCAGTAAGATCCAGGGCTACAATATTGCCGACCTAACTGTTATGCAGGTTGATAAGCTTCTGGATGTCATTAAAAAACTCGAGACCAAGGAAAATCATGCGCTGATCAAGACAGTGATGGAGCGCGTATCTAACTTGGTCGAGATTGGTCTGGGGTACCTTACCCTGGACCGCCCCACCGATACGCTTTCTGGCGGAGAGTCACAGCGCGTCAAGATGGTAAAACACCTGAACGGCAGCTTGGTTGATGTCATGTATATCTTTGACGAGCCCAGTGTGGGCTTGCACCCACGCGATGTTCATCGTCTTAACGAGTTGTTGGGCAAACTCCGCGACCAGGGCAATACGGTGATTGTGGTAGAGCACGATCCTGATGTTATAAAAGCTGCTGACCACGTTGTGGACGTTGGTCCGTTGGCGGGTACCGGGGGTGGCAAGATAGTCTTTGAAGGAACATATCCAGAACTGCTCAAGGCCAAGACATTGACCGGCGAACACTTAAAGGACCAGGCGTCCGTCAAGAAAGAATTTCGTCAGCCCACCGGCAAGCTGAGCGTCGAAAACGCTCGTGCCAACAATTTGCAGAACGTCTCTGTCGATATTCCCACTGGAGTCTTTACGGTGATCACGGGGGTCTCTGGTTCTGGCAAGAGTTCACTGATTCATCAGGTATTTCTAAAGCAGCACCCAGACGCTATCGTGGTAGACCAAACAGCAGTTGGTGCTAACAGCCGATCCAACCCCGCCACTTATATTGGCATTATGGATGTTGTCCGCAAAGCTTTTGCCAAGGCTAATAAGGCTGACGCCGGGCTGTTTAGTTTTAATTCCAAAGGTGCCTGTGACAACTGCAAGGGTGCTGGGTTCTTGACCCAGAATCTTGGCTTTTTGGACGATGCCAAAACACCGTGCGACGTCTGTGGTGGCAAGCGATTCAAAGACGAAGTGTTGGCCTACAAGTACAACGGCAAATCAATTACCGAGGTGCTGGACCTGACCATGAGCGAGGCTAATGAGTTCTTTTACCTGCCAGAGATTGCCAAAATTCTGCAAGCGCTCAATGATGTGGGCCTGGAATATCTGACACTCGGGCAGCCGCTGAGCACCTTGTCTGGCGGCGAATGCCAGCGCATAAAACTAGCGAGCGAACTGCACAAAAAAGGCAGCGTCTATGTCCTGGACGAGCCGACAACTGGCCTGCATATTTCAGATACTGCGCGTTTGCATAAGCTTATCGACCGGCTGGTAAATGAGGGCAATACAGTGATCACAATCGAGCACAATGTGGACGTTATTCGCCAAGCCGATTGGATTATCGACCTTGGTCCCGAGGGCGGTGACAAGGGCGGCCAGATCATGTTCGAAGGAACGCCCGCCGACCTACTCAAAAATAAAAAGGCACTTATTGCAGAGTATCTTTAG